A single genomic interval of Spirosoma taeanense harbors:
- a CDS encoding DUF3140 domain-containing protein, protein MATTALDQDEKKDVKKEFDELVNMSASQIEKWLETEESRSVGQKKDGEDESTGHKSGEKIIAILGKKTGDLTDDDYAHMRKVISYIKRHSAQEPRNPEDSNWEYSLKNWGHDPTKK, encoded by the coding sequence ATGGCAACCACGGCGCTTGATCAAGACGAGAAGAAGGATGTGAAGAAAGAGTTCGACGAGTTAGTGAACATGTCGGCCTCACAGATTGAAAAGTGGCTTGAAACAGAAGAATCTAGGTCGGTTGGCCAGAAGAAGGACGGCGAAGATGAATCAACCGGCCACAAATCGGGCGAGAAGATCATTGCTATTCTGGGCAAAAAGACCGGCGATTTAACGGATGATGACTACGCCCACATGCGGAAAGTAATCAGTTATATAAAACGCCACAGCGCTCAGGAACCCCGCAACCCGGAGGATTCCAACTGGGAATATTCCTTGAAAAATTGGGGACATGACCCCACCAAAAAGTGA
- the denD gene encoding D-erythronate dehydrogenase: MQIIITGGAGFLGQRLAKALLNSSLAFDELVLVDVLMPTSPGADSRVLCQQSDLSAEGAAQNLVTSRTGLLFHLAAVVSSHAEHDFDLGWNVNLDITRLLLEACRHQRPGIRFVFASSLAVYGGNLPALVTDSTAVTPRSSYGTQKAMCELMVNDYSRKGFVDGRVLRLPTICVRPGRPNQAASSFVSSIIREPINGELASCPVPPELALWLSSPAAIIENIIKGATLSGEDFGGWRTVNLPGIGVTVQQMLDSLERITSPETRARVQFRPDPAIDAIVSSWPGAIDNTRALQLGFRVDSHFDQFITQFISNNQA; the protein is encoded by the coding sequence ATGCAAATAATCATTACGGGCGGAGCCGGATTCCTGGGTCAGCGGCTGGCCAAAGCGCTCCTGAACAGTTCGTTAGCGTTTGACGAGTTAGTATTAGTCGATGTTCTAATGCCCACCAGTCCGGGAGCTGATAGTCGGGTGCTTTGTCAGCAGAGCGATCTGTCGGCAGAAGGGGCCGCCCAAAACTTGGTTACGTCCCGGACCGGCCTTCTGTTTCATCTGGCTGCGGTGGTGAGCAGCCATGCCGAACACGATTTTGATCTGGGCTGGAACGTAAATCTGGATATAACCCGCCTGCTTCTGGAAGCCTGCCGCCATCAGCGTCCTGGTATCCGATTCGTGTTTGCGAGTTCGCTGGCTGTTTACGGCGGCAACCTGCCTGCCCTGGTTACGGACTCAACCGCCGTGACGCCCCGATCATCATACGGAACCCAGAAAGCCATGTGCGAACTGATGGTCAATGACTACAGCCGGAAAGGCTTTGTTGATGGGCGGGTGTTACGGTTACCTACCATCTGTGTTCGGCCCGGCCGGCCGAACCAGGCGGCCTCCTCGTTTGTGAGCAGCATTATCCGGGAGCCCATCAACGGCGAATTGGCAAGTTGTCCGGTACCGCCGGAACTCGCTTTATGGCTGTCGAGTCCGGCTGCCATCATTGAGAATATCATCAAAGGCGCAACGCTGTCGGGCGAGGACTTTGGCGGCTGGCGTACGGTAAACCTGCCGGGTATTGGCGTTACAGTGCAGCAGATGCTCGATTCGCTCGAACGGATTACGAGTCCGGAGACGCGCGCCCGGGTGCAGTTCCGGCCCGACCCGGCAATTGACGCGATTGTCAGCAGCTGGCCGGGTGCTATTGATAATACCCGCGCGCTGCAGCTTGGGTTCCGGGTAGATAGCCATTTCGATCAGTTTATTACTCAGTTCATCTCCAACAACCAGGCATAG
- a CDS encoding pyridoxamine 5'-phosphate oxidase family protein, with product METKPQKNAQLEKIRKLIGDIRIAMMTTVDEEGRLMSRPMAALQMDEDGTIWFFTNKTAPKVEQIENHERQVNLSFVNVSDADYVSISGTADEVHDQTKIDELWNPQAKAWFPKGKDDPELTLLKVHTHMAEYWNASDSTMVRLFQQATAAITGNPPKMGENEKIYN from the coding sequence ATGGAAACAAAGCCCCAAAAAAACGCTCAGTTAGAAAAAATTCGTAAGCTAATAGGCGACATTCGGATCGCGATGATGACGACCGTTGATGAGGAAGGGCGTCTGATGAGCCGACCAATGGCCGCTTTGCAAATGGACGAAGATGGCACTATCTGGTTTTTTACAAATAAAACGGCCCCAAAAGTTGAGCAGATAGAGAATCACGAGCGGCAGGTAAATCTGTCGTTTGTAAACGTAAGCGATGCTGATTACGTGTCTATATCCGGTACTGCCGATGAGGTCCATGACCAGACTAAAATCGATGAACTCTGGAATCCGCAGGCGAAAGCATGGTTCCCGAAAGGTAAAGATGATCCGGAACTGACCCTTCTGAAAGTCCATACCCATATGGCCGAATACTGGAATGCCAGCGACAGCACTATGGTGCGTTTGTTCCAGCAGGCTACGGCCGCCATTACGGGAAACCCACCAAAAATGGGGGAAAACGAAAAAATTTATAATTAA
- a CDS encoding DUF2188 domain-containing protein, which yields MMTAMMWTTTHFPAAMRSLNPSTRAKAIEIANHLLEQGQLDKQRIVAISVDEARRWARQMQSESSMATRPYA from the coding sequence ATGATGACTGCAATGATGTGGACTACTACTCACTTTCCGGCGGCAATGCGGTCGCTCAACCCCAGTACGCGGGCTAAAGCGATTGAGATTGCTAATCATTTATTAGAACAGGGCCAGTTAGACAAACAACGTATAGTGGCAATCAGTGTTGATGAGGCCCGGCGATGGGCGCGTCAGATGCAGTCTGAATCCAGCATGGCTACCCGGCCTTATGCTTAA
- the glgX gene encoding glycogen debranching protein GlgX, whose amino-acid sequence MSKPISTVSSPDSIQSKPGKPYPRGATYDGEGVNFALFSEHATAVYLCLYDAADPSQETVAIPITERTELVWHIYLDGLQPGQLYGYRVDGPYDPKEGHFFNPYKLLLDPYAKAISAPVTHNNDWLGYDWQDESDDRYMVMNSIDSGPTMPKSVVVDDSRFDWEDDTAPDIPLHRSVIYEMHVKGFTFLHPTIDPAIRGTYAGLGSPESIEYLKKLGITAVELLPVHQFTDESYWGYNTIGFFAPQNTYSSSGMMGEQVTEFKQMVKDLHKAGLEVILDVVYNHTAEGNHFGPTLSFQGIDNRAYYHQVGDTPEFYMDYTGTGNTFNLSHPRVLQLVMDSLRYWVTEMHVDGFRFDLASALIRTDEEAGRVSSFLDTIAQDPILARVKLIAEPWDIGSYNVGGFPVRWSEWNGKFRDTLRAFWKSDEGKAAETALRLLGSPDLYANDGRSPANSVNLITAHDGFTLNDLVSYNEKHNEANGEDNRDGSNDNLSWNCGAEGPTNDPAINELREKQKRNFLATLLLSQGTPMIVMGDECGRTQHGNNNGYNQDSEISWMNWDWNEKQQALFDFTSRLTALRRDIPLLSRRKFFGNEQIAYLKAEGGEMTNDDLHNPHTHCLALFIDGVRVTEQTEDGQDIGDEQLIWILNSYWEDIQFMLPKIARKKSLWEVVVDTASGEIEPKQKPVAGGHEFTVPARSTVLLRIK is encoded by the coding sequence ATGAGTAAACCTATAAGCACAGTATCCTCCCCAGATTCTATCCAATCGAAACCGGGCAAGCCTTATCCGCGCGGTGCCACGTATGATGGCGAGGGCGTTAATTTTGCCTTATTCAGTGAGCATGCCACGGCCGTTTACCTGTGCCTCTATGACGCGGCCGATCCCAGTCAGGAGACCGTTGCGATTCCCATTACCGAGCGCACCGAACTAGTCTGGCATATTTACCTGGATGGATTACAGCCGGGTCAACTATACGGTTACCGCGTCGATGGTCCCTACGACCCGAAAGAAGGGCATTTCTTCAATCCCTATAAACTGCTGCTTGACCCTTACGCCAAAGCGATCAGTGCCCCCGTTACGCACAACAACGACTGGCTGGGTTACGATTGGCAGGATGAATCTGACGACCGCTATATGGTCATGAATTCAATCGACAGCGGTCCAACCATGCCTAAATCGGTTGTGGTGGACGACAGCAGATTCGACTGGGAGGATGATACGGCTCCCGACATCCCTCTGCATCGTTCAGTAATCTACGAGATGCACGTAAAAGGGTTTACCTTTCTGCACCCAACGATAGACCCGGCCATACGCGGCACCTATGCAGGACTGGGCTCTCCTGAAAGCATCGAGTATTTAAAAAAATTGGGTATTACGGCGGTCGAACTTCTTCCGGTTCATCAGTTTACGGACGAAAGCTACTGGGGTTACAATACCATTGGCTTCTTTGCGCCCCAGAACACCTATTCATCGTCAGGTATGATGGGTGAGCAGGTAACGGAGTTCAAACAGATGGTCAAGGATCTGCACAAGGCCGGGCTCGAGGTTATTCTCGACGTGGTGTATAACCACACCGCCGAGGGCAACCATTTTGGGCCGACCCTTTCGTTTCAGGGAATCGATAACCGGGCGTATTACCACCAGGTTGGCGATACGCCCGAGTTTTATATGGATTATACCGGCACGGGTAATACGTTTAACCTGAGCCACCCGCGGGTGCTCCAGCTGGTTATGGACAGTCTGCGTTACTGGGTAACGGAAATGCACGTCGATGGCTTCCGCTTCGATCTGGCCTCGGCGCTGATTCGTACCGATGAAGAAGCTGGCCGTGTATCGTCGTTCCTGGATACAATCGCGCAGGACCCTATTCTGGCGCGGGTAAAGCTCATTGCCGAGCCCTGGGATATTGGGTCGTACAACGTTGGGGGCTTTCCGGTACGCTGGTCCGAGTGGAACGGCAAATTCCGCGATACCCTCCGGGCCTTCTGGAAAAGCGACGAAGGCAAGGCTGCCGAAACAGCCCTGCGGCTGCTGGGCAGTCCGGACCTGTACGCTAATGACGGTCGGTCGCCAGCGAACAGCGTAAACCTTATTACGGCACACGATGGCTTTACGCTCAACGATCTGGTGAGCTATAACGAAAAGCACAACGAAGCGAATGGTGAAGATAACCGCGACGGCTCCAACGATAACCTAAGCTGGAATTGTGGTGCCGAAGGCCCGACCAACGACCCGGCCATTAACGAACTGCGCGAAAAGCAGAAACGTAATTTCCTGGCAACCCTGCTGCTTAGCCAGGGTACACCTATGATCGTTATGGGTGACGAATGCGGTCGCACGCAGCATGGCAATAACAACGGCTACAATCAGGATAGCGAAATCAGCTGGATGAACTGGGACTGGAACGAGAAGCAGCAGGCCCTGTTTGACTTCACAAGCCGATTGACCGCTCTGCGCCGGGATATACCCCTGTTGAGCCGACGTAAGTTTTTTGGTAATGAACAGATCGCTTACCTGAAAGCCGAAGGGGGCGAAATGACCAACGATGACCTACACAATCCGCATACGCACTGTCTGGCTTTATTTATCGACGGCGTTCGCGTAACGGAGCAGACGGAAGACGGGCAGGATATTGGCGACGAGCAATTGATCTGGATTCTGAACTCTTACTGGGAGGATATTCAGTTCATGCTCCCCAAGATTGCCCGAAAAAAGTCGTTGTGGGAAGTCGTGGTTGATACGGCAAGCGGTGAGATTGAACCAAAGCAGAAACCCGTTGCGGGTGGTCACGAGTTCACAGTTCCAGCCCGCTCGACGGTTTTACTACGTATCAAGTAA
- a CDS encoding hypervirulence associated TUDOR domain-containing protein, producing the protein MATVKKGDEVEWNYGKGKAKGTVAEVHTEDISRKTQGSTTKRKGSKEEPALVLKQGTKKIVKSASEVTKK; encoded by the coding sequence ATGGCAACGGTGAAGAAAGGCGATGAGGTTGAATGGAACTACGGGAAAGGGAAAGCCAAAGGCACCGTTGCCGAAGTTCATACAGAGGATATTAGCAGAAAAACGCAGGGGTCAACTACCAAGCGGAAAGGCTCAAAAGAAGAGCCAGCTCTCGTGCTGAAACAAGGCACTAAAAAAATTGTCAAGTCGGCCAGTGAGGTCACTAAAAAATAA
- a CDS encoding ferritin-like domain-containing protein, which yields MNVKDTRGEILDQLNRLLTRSHDAEKGYQEAAENVKDTELKSLFLTQARQRSEFAMEIDREVRTLGGDPDNGTSLAADLHRAWINVKSTFSSNDDKATVQECQRGDQEALNDYNAVLQETDLMASTRELLLRQKQSIESAHASMSRLALVV from the coding sequence ATGAATGTTAAAGATACACGGGGCGAAATCCTCGATCAGTTGAACCGCTTGCTAACGCGCAGTCACGATGCCGAAAAAGGATATCAGGAAGCTGCTGAAAATGTTAAGGATACCGAGCTGAAAAGCTTGTTTCTGACGCAGGCACGTCAGCGAAGCGAATTTGCAATGGAAATTGACCGCGAAGTGCGGACACTGGGTGGAGATCCGGATAATGGGACCAGCCTGGCTGCCGATTTGCACCGAGCCTGGATCAACGTAAAATCAACGTTCTCCAGCAATGACGATAAAGCAACTGTACAGGAGTGTCAGCGGGGCGATCAGGAAGCCCTTAACGACTACAATGCTGTACTGCAGGAAACGGACTTAATGGCCAGCACACGAGAACTGTTGCTGCGCCAGAAACAAAGCATCGAATCGGCACATGCTTCGATGTCCCGTCTGGCCTTGGTAGTGTAG
- a CDS encoding four-carbon acid sugar kinase family protein: MLPAIREEFIRSEKTIVVLDDDPTGTQTCYDVTVLTSWRVALIAEELRKKPSILYILTNSRSLPEQEAVDLTLEVGSNVNKAAQESGRQIVVISRSDSTLRGHFPAEVDAIARTMNMQEAVIVFIPAFIEGGRFTLNDVHYIVENETLVPVSDTPFAHDVVFGYKQANLKQWVEEKTAGRIRAEDVNSISIEDIRIGGPQAVSEQLTTCAAGTVCVVNAASYRDLEVVVMGLLLAEKQGKTFLYRSSATFVPIRAGLESSRMFLPRKEDTRLAQGALVIVGSHVPKTTRQLFWLLENGHYRTVEVNVGELLHSEELANRAELIGKQTDGWLANGEDVVLYTSRRLEAGPDPKSSLMINALVSDFLVSILKGLTVRPKFIVAKGGITSSDLASKGLATEKAMVLGPVIPGVPVWQMDAASKFPGILYVVFPGNVGDETALLEVCRKLGG, translated from the coding sequence TTGCTTCCTGCTATTCGCGAAGAGTTTATCCGGAGTGAAAAAACCATTGTGGTGCTCGACGATGACCCCACCGGCACCCAAACCTGTTATGACGTAACCGTGCTTACGTCGTGGCGGGTCGCGCTGATTGCGGAAGAGCTGCGTAAAAAACCGTCTATTCTGTACATCCTCACCAATTCGCGAAGCCTGCCGGAACAGGAAGCGGTTGATCTTACGCTGGAGGTCGGTAGCAATGTAAACAAAGCAGCTCAGGAAAGCGGCCGTCAGATTGTGGTTATCAGCCGCAGTGACTCCACCTTACGCGGACACTTCCCGGCCGAAGTAGATGCCATTGCCAGGACCATGAACATGCAGGAGGCCGTTATCGTCTTCATCCCGGCGTTTATTGAAGGAGGCCGGTTCACCCTTAATGACGTTCATTATATTGTAGAGAACGAAACGCTGGTGCCCGTCTCAGACACCCCCTTTGCCCACGACGTAGTGTTTGGCTATAAACAGGCGAATCTGAAACAATGGGTTGAGGAAAAAACAGCGGGCCGAATCCGCGCTGAAGACGTAAACTCCATTTCGATTGAAGATATTCGGATTGGCGGGCCACAGGCCGTTAGTGAGCAGCTTACTACCTGTGCAGCCGGAACCGTCTGCGTTGTTAATGCCGCCAGTTACCGGGATCTGGAAGTGGTCGTGATGGGCCTGCTGCTGGCCGAGAAACAGGGAAAAACGTTTTTGTACCGCAGTTCCGCTACGTTTGTTCCCATACGGGCCGGGCTGGAATCAAGCCGAATGTTCTTGCCACGAAAAGAAGACACACGCTTGGCACAGGGCGCTTTGGTCATCGTTGGCTCTCACGTGCCTAAAACAACCCGGCAGCTCTTCTGGCTTCTCGAAAATGGGCATTACAGAACTGTTGAGGTTAACGTCGGTGAGCTCCTGCATTCCGAAGAACTGGCGAACCGGGCCGAACTGATCGGTAAACAAACCGACGGCTGGCTGGCCAATGGAGAAGATGTGGTGCTTTATACCAGTCGCAGACTGGAAGCGGGTCCTGACCCGAAAAGCAGCCTGATGATTAACGCACTAGTGTCTGATTTTCTGGTCAGCATTCTGAAAGGTCTTACGGTCCGGCCAAAATTTATTGTAGCCAAAGGCGGTATCACGTCCAGTGATCTGGCTTCTAAGGGACTTGCTACCGAAAAAGCGATGGTTCTTGGTCCGGTGATTCCGGGTGTACCCGTCTGGCAAATGGACGCAGCCAGCAAATTTCCGGGTATTCTTTACGTTGTCTTTCCCGGCAATGTTGGCGACGAAACCGCGCTGCTGGAAGTATGCCGAAAATTAGGAGGCTAG
- a CDS encoding four-helix bundle copper-binding protein yields MIWKKNIYDSLTGCAALCDEFATECSRSEDIECWYRSIFLNLDCADMCRQLAMLYVRGSENTRLLAKACIEVCEKCAQEVNQFDTERCQQVYAMCQQTIVSCIGILDMAHQTEVGNNNPVTTPTSLFYGIDLRETLYN; encoded by the coding sequence ATGATCTGGAAGAAAAATATCTACGACTCTCTGACAGGCTGCGCGGCACTCTGCGATGAGTTTGCAACGGAGTGCTCCCGCTCGGAAGATATCGAATGCTGGTATCGCAGCATTTTTCTGAATCTGGATTGTGCCGATATGTGCCGTCAACTGGCCATGCTTTACGTTCGTGGTTCAGAAAACACGCGCCTGCTCGCCAAGGCTTGCATTGAAGTATGCGAGAAATGCGCCCAGGAGGTCAATCAATTTGATACCGAACGTTGCCAGCAGGTTTATGCTATGTGTCAGCAAACGATTGTTAGCTGCATCGGAATTCTAGATATGGCTCACCAGACTGAAGTTGGTAATAACAATCCAGTTACAACGCCAACTTCGCTGTTTTACGGCATTGACCTGCGCGAAACATTATATAATTAG
- a CDS encoding hybrid sensor histidine kinase/response regulator yields the protein MIPATATLNVTEKKNTIRVLLVEDDEDDYMLTRALVSAKENANIKLDWVDSYDRALEAVQRNEHDVYLVDYRLGHHTGINLIQEAFQIGCRSPMILLTGQDDLTVDQSALELGAADYLVKGRIDAQLLGRSIRYALRQASVLAEVAEKENKYRSLFERSIDAIFVADNQLRFQDANPSVERLLGYSRNELRKLNPARLFSDLNYLRELRFNVREYGQIKDFETTLISQSGRKRICLISVWAVEDGAGRTEWYQGIIRDITDQKRAQQDLILAEKLTMTGKIARSIAHEVRNPLTNLSLALEQLKDELATDDECVTMFTDIIGRNVDRIGQLITEMLNSSKPRELERRRQDFNEVVKATVQLVSDRIKLKRMRLITSYSTSDCHALLDREQVKTALLNILVNAVEAMEEGKGVLIVRTICTEDSRVCVEVTDNGGGISEADRQRLFDPFFTGKSGGMGLGLTATQNIINSHKGSIEVESQVNQGTTFRLYFPK from the coding sequence ATGATTCCCGCTACTGCGACACTCAACGTAACTGAAAAAAAGAATACGATTCGCGTCCTGCTGGTTGAAGATGACGAGGACGATTATATGCTGACCCGGGCATTGGTGTCGGCAAAGGAAAACGCCAATATTAAGCTCGACTGGGTAGATAGCTACGACCGCGCGCTGGAAGCCGTTCAACGTAACGAACACGACGTCTATCTGGTTGATTACCGGCTGGGTCACCATACCGGTATCAATCTGATTCAGGAAGCCTTTCAGATTGGTTGCCGGTCGCCGATGATTCTGCTAACGGGGCAGGATGACCTGACCGTGGACCAGTCGGCCCTTGAGCTGGGCGCGGCTGATTATCTGGTAAAAGGTCGTATTGATGCGCAGCTTCTTGGACGCAGTATCCGATATGCCCTTCGCCAGGCCAGCGTACTGGCTGAAGTTGCCGAAAAAGAGAACAAATACCGCTCTCTATTCGAGCGTTCAATCGACGCCATCTTTGTTGCGGATAACCAGCTTCGTTTTCAGGATGCCAATCCGTCGGTAGAACGGCTGTTGGGATACAGCCGAAATGAACTGCGTAAACTAAACCCGGCCCGGCTATTCAGCGATCTGAATTATTTGCGGGAACTGCGCTTCAATGTTCGTGAATACGGCCAGATCAAAGATTTCGAGACGACGCTCATCAGCCAGAGTGGCCGCAAACGAATTTGCCTGATTTCCGTTTGGGCCGTTGAAGATGGGGCGGGGCGCACAGAATGGTATCAGGGTATTATTCGGGATATTACGGATCAGAAGCGGGCGCAGCAGGATTTAATCCTGGCTGAAAAACTGACGATGACCGGTAAAATCGCCCGCAGTATTGCCCACGAAGTCCGCAATCCGCTCACGAATCTCAGTCTGGCACTGGAGCAGCTAAAAGATGAACTGGCGACGGACGACGAGTGCGTAACGATGTTTACGGACATCATCGGACGTAACGTCGATCGGATTGGTCAGCTGATTACGGAAATGCTTAATTCGTCGAAGCCCCGTGAGCTGGAACGCAGACGGCAGGATTTCAACGAAGTAGTGAAAGCAACCGTTCAACTGGTGAGTGATCGCATCAAGCTAAAGCGAATGCGGCTCATTACCAGTTATTCAACCAGCGACTGCCATGCGCTGCTCGACCGGGAACAGGTAAAAACAGCGCTGCTGAACATCCTGGTCAACGCCGTTGAAGCAATGGAAGAGGGGAAGGGCGTATTGATTGTCCGGACAATATGCACCGAAGACAGCCGGGTTTGCGTTGAAGTAACGGACAACGGCGGGGGGATCAGTGAAGCCGACCGGCAGCGGTTGTTTGATCCTTTCTTCACAGGTAAATCCGGCGGCATGGGGCTTGGCTTAACCGCCACTCAAAATATTATTAATAGCCATAAGGGCTCCATCGAAGTAGAAAGTCAGGTAAACCAGGGAACCACATTCCGGCTTTATTTCCCTAAATAA
- a CDS encoding GntP family permease, whose translation MAPLSVPILGLAVAVFVLIFLVLRTRVHPLIAMITAACIAGLTGGMSVNETLDAITKGFGSTLGTIGIIIGLGVMMGRVLEVSGAAEQIAYSFIRWLGARKEEWALALTGYFVSIPIFADSAFVILFPIARALARKGGRSLLTMGVALAGGLVVTHTMVPPTPGPLGVAGLFGVEIGAMLLLGMLLAVPCTIAIILYAQWFGRKYPCFSDAINPGETPKEVHDSDVRDKVDRPMPSLIRSLLPIVVPILLIFSKALMTVFLSTGESEASVWQGFVQVVQFTGTPIIALCISTLLAVYTLVPYLNRQQTAARLEEGLQSAGIILMVTGAGGALGFVVRETGTGTQLAAQIARLPFSPIMIPFLVATLIRLIQGSGTVAMITAASITAPILTQVPGLNMLFAAQAAVIGALFFSYFNDSLFWVVNRMMGIAEVNQQIMAWSVPTSIAWAVGGVLIALINLAFGSGGSLLDPLIPLTGLGIISLILRKN comes from the coding sequence ATGGCTCCTCTTTCTGTTCCCATCCTAGGGCTGGCTGTTGCCGTTTTTGTACTCATTTTCCTGGTATTACGAACCAGAGTACACCCGCTGATTGCCATGATCACGGCGGCCTGCATCGCCGGTTTAACCGGAGGTATGTCGGTCAATGAAACCCTCGATGCCATTACGAAGGGGTTTGGATCAACTCTGGGCACCATTGGTATTATCATCGGCCTGGGGGTAATGATGGGGCGTGTTCTGGAGGTTTCCGGGGCCGCTGAGCAAATTGCTTATTCGTTTATCCGGTGGCTGGGGGCTCGCAAAGAAGAATGGGCCCTTGCCCTGACGGGGTATTTTGTGAGCATCCCTATTTTCGCCGATTCGGCTTTTGTCATCCTGTTCCCAATTGCCAGAGCGCTGGCCCGGAAAGGTGGTCGTTCGTTGTTGACAATGGGCGTTGCCCTGGCGGGTGGCCTGGTCGTTACGCATACGATGGTTCCACCAACGCCCGGCCCATTGGGTGTAGCGGGCCTGTTTGGTGTCGAGATTGGCGCGATGTTGCTGTTAGGGATGCTGTTAGCTGTTCCCTGTACCATCGCCATTATTCTCTACGCGCAGTGGTTTGGCAGAAAGTATCCCTGCTTTTCTGATGCAATAAACCCTGGCGAAACTCCCAAAGAGGTGCACGATTCTGACGTTCGTGATAAAGTAGACCGGCCCATGCCGAGTTTAATTCGTTCTCTGCTGCCTATTGTTGTTCCAATCCTGCTCATTTTTAGTAAGGCGTTGATGACCGTGTTCCTTTCAACTGGAGAGAGCGAAGCATCGGTCTGGCAAGGGTTTGTGCAGGTTGTTCAGTTCACCGGAACGCCCATCATTGCCTTATGCATCAGTACTCTGCTCGCCGTGTATACCTTAGTGCCTTATCTTAACCGGCAACAGACGGCAGCGCGGCTGGAAGAAGGACTTCAGTCGGCGGGAATTATTCTGATGGTAACGGGCGCGGGCGGGGCATTGGGGTTTGTTGTCCGGGAAACGGGCACCGGTACGCAACTGGCGGCTCAGATTGCCAGACTGCCGTTTTCGCCCATCATGATTCCGTTTCTGGTCGCTACGCTGATTCGGCTTATTCAGGGTTCCGGTACGGTGGCAATGATTACAGCTGCGTCAATTACGGCTCCTATACTAACCCAGGTGCCCGGCCTAAATATGTTGTTTGCTGCCCAGGCCGCCGTCATTGGCGCTTTGTTTTTCAGCTACTTTAATGACAGCCTGTTCTGGGTTGTGAACCGGATGATGGGTATTGCTGAAGTGAACCAGCAGATCATGGCCTGGTCCGTACCGACCAGCATTGCCTGGGCGGTAGGTGGTGTGTTGATTGCCCTGATAAACCTTGCTTTTGGTTCCGGAGGGTCACTGCTTGATCCGCTTATCCCCCTAACGGGGCTTGGCATTATTAGTCTGATACTACGTAAAAACTAA
- a CDS encoding DUF3891 family protein: protein MIVTQTDTGWQIINQQAHGLLAVQAAMQWRQDKRPIHWVETLIALTEHDDGQDPWTERNHLTSAGAPLHFKILDYSVEQCKNLIQIGLQKSRWNALMMSMHTSFLYEPKRGSDKALDEFLDQQVDNQKKWRKQYGTRKAEAQYAYDFVQWCDALSLVLCLGQVPPEERRLEVSVGPDGISYFILQRKDRSLLMDPWPFEADGFSVYVETFQVNQLIFKDDNELYNAIQDAPIIISEWVFRK, encoded by the coding sequence ATGATTGTAACCCAAACGGATACGGGCTGGCAGATTATTAATCAACAGGCTCATGGCCTGCTGGCCGTACAGGCGGCTATGCAGTGGCGTCAGGATAAGCGGCCTATACATTGGGTCGAAACGCTTATCGCGCTGACCGAACACGACGACGGGCAGGACCCCTGGACAGAACGTAATCATCTGACAAGTGCCGGCGCCCCCCTGCATTTTAAGATTCTGGACTATTCGGTCGAGCAGTGCAAGAACTTGATTCAGATTGGTTTGCAGAAAAGCCGCTGGAACGCCCTGATGATGTCTATGCATACGTCTTTTCTGTATGAACCAAAGCGCGGCAGCGATAAGGCGCTGGATGAATTTCTGGATCAGCAGGTTGACAACCAGAAGAAATGGCGTAAACAGTACGGGACCCGCAAAGCCGAAGCGCAGTATGCTTACGATTTTGTGCAGTGGTGCGATGCGCTGTCGCTGGTTCTGTGCCTGGGGCAGGTACCGCCCGAGGAAAGACGCTTGGAGGTAAGCGTTGGGCCGGATGGCATCTCGTATTTCATTCTTCAGCGAAAAGATCGTTCGCTGCTTATGGATCCATGGCCTTTCGAAGCTGACGGTTTTTCGGTTTACGTCGAAACGTTTCAGGTCAATCAGCTGATTTTCAAGGATGATAATGAACTTTACAACGCCATTCAGGATGCGCCGATCATCATCAGCGAATGGGTATTCAGGAAGTAA